A window from Anser cygnoides isolate HZ-2024a breed goose chromosome 1, Taihu_goose_T2T_genome, whole genome shotgun sequence encodes these proteins:
- the BMAL2 gene encoding basic helix-loop-helix ARNT-like protein 2 isoform X7: MHTECHPKDNFSIDGSLCIASRVSSLMNPITKTATTSLNASVAEIPRKRKGGDSDNQDTVEVDGDPQKRSEDEEHLKIKDFREAHSQTEKRRRDKMNNLIEELSAMIPQCNPVARKLDKLTVLRMAVQHLKSLKGSTSSYTEVRYKPSFLKDDELRQLILRAADGFLFVVGCNRGKILFVSESVCKILNYDQASLIGQSLFDYLHPKDVAKVKEQLSSSDVSPREKLVDGKTGLQVHTDFQAGPARLNSGARRSFFCRIKCSRTTVKEEKECLPNPKKKDHRKYCTIHCTGYMKNWPPSEVGVEEENDVEKDSSNFNCLVAIGRLHPYIVPQKSGEIKVKATEFVTRFAMDGKFVYVDQRATAILGYLPQELLGTSCYEYCHQDDHNHLAEKHKEVLQNKEKVFTNSYKFRAKDGTFVTLKSQWFSFMNPWTKELEYIVSNNTVVLGHNESAEEQVPYASQPAEDAVKQSLVSVPGMSSGTVLGAGSIGTEIANEILELQRLHSSPPGELSPSHLLRKSPSPALTVNCSNVPNKELIQLCPSEAEVLQNSEQNQGAIPFPSNEPLLSGNSQLDFAICENDDTAVTALMNYLEADGGLGDPAELSDIQWAL, from the exons ATAATTTCTCAATAGATGGAAGCCTGTGCATTGCTTCTAGAGTCTCCAGCCTCATGAATCCAATAACTAAGACTGCTACCACTTCTTTAAACGCTTCTGTGGCTGAGATTCCAAGGAAGCGCAAAGGAGGTGATTCTGATAACCA GGATACAGTTGAAGTTGATGGTGATCCTCAGAAAAG GAGTGAAGATGAAGAACATCTTAAGATAAAAGATTTCAG agAGGCTCACAGTCAAACAGAGAAACGAAGAAGAGACAAAATGAATAATTTGATAGAGGAATTGTCTGCTATGATACCCCAGTGCAACCCCGTGGCACGAAAACTAGATAAACTTACAGTTTTACGGATGGCTGTGCAACacttaaaatctttaaaag GTTCCACTAGCTCTTATACCGAAGTTCGATATAAACCTTCGTTTTTAAAGGATGATGAGCTCAGACAGTTAATCCTTAGG GCAGCAGATGGATTCCTGTTTGTGGTTGGAtgtaacagaggaaaaattctGTTTGTCTCAGAATCAGTTTGCAAAATACTAAATTATGATCAG gccAGTTTAATTGGACAAAGTTTGTTTGATTACTTGCATCCGAAAGATGTTGCCAAAGTGAAGGAGCAACTTTCATCTTCAGATGTCTCTCCCAGAGAAAAGCTTGTAGATGGCAAAA CTGGCTTGCAAGTACACACAGATTTTCAAGCTGGACCAGCTCGACTGAATTCTGGCGCTCGACGTTCCTTCTTCTGTCGGATAAAATGTAGTAGGACCACAGTCAAAGAAGAGAAGGAGTGCTTGCCCAACCCAAAGAAGAAAG atCACAGGAAATACTGTACCATTCACTGTACTGGGTACATGAAGAACTGGCCTCCTAGCGAGGTGGGAGTAGAAGAGGAAAATGATGTAGAAAAGGACAGTAGTAACTTTAACTGTCTTGTTGCAATTGGGAGGTTACACCCTTACATTGTTCCACAAAAGAGTGGAGAGATAAAAGTCAAAGCAACAGAATTTGTTACACGATTTGCCATGGATGGAAAATTTGTTTACGTAGATCAGCG TGCAACAGCAATTTTAGGGTATCTGCCACAAGAGCTTCTAGGAACTTCTTGTTACGAGTACTGCCATCAAGATGATCACAATCATCTAGCTGAAAAACATAAAGAAG TGttgcagaataaagaaaaagtatttacaaATTCCTACAAATTTAGAGCAAAAGATGGGACATTTGTTACTTTAAAGAGTCAGTGGTTTAGTTTCATGAATCCATGGACCAAAGAACTGGAGTACATTGTATCAAACAACACTGTAGTATT AGGTCACAATGAGTCTGCTGAAGAACAGGTACCCTATGCTTCCCAGCCTGCAGAAG aTGCTGTTAAACAATCTTTAGTGAGTGTACCTGGAATGTCCTCTGGAACGGTTCTTGGTGCTGGCAGTATAGGAACCGaaattgcaaatgaaatatTAGAATTGCAAAG GTTGCATTCTTCACCACCTGGGGAGTTAAGTCCATCACATCTCTTGAGAAAGTCACCTTCTCCAGCTTTAACTGTAAACTGCAGCAAT gTGCCAAATAAGGAGTTGATTCAGTTATGTCCTTCAGAAGCAGAAGTTCTACAGAATTCGGAACAAAATCAGGGTGCTATTCCATTTCCTAGTAATGAACCTCTCCTCA GTGGTAATTCTCAGCTGGACTTCGCAATATGTGAAAATGATGACACTGCTGTGACTGCTCTTATGAATTACTTGGAGGCTGATGGAGGACTTGGAGATCCAGCTGAACTCAGTGATATACAATGGGCTCTCTAG
- the BMAL2 gene encoding basic helix-loop-helix ARNT-like protein 2 isoform X4, with the protein MTHHLIPFCFFKRKWFRKQAGHLCAKEYLDNFSIDGSLCIASRVSSLMNPITKTATTSLNASVAEIPRKRKGGDSDNQDTVEVDGDPQKRSEDEEHLKIKDFREAHSQTEKRRRDKMNNLIEELSAMIPQCNPVARKLDKLTVLRMAVQHLKSLKGSTSSYTEVRYKPSFLKDDELRQLILRAADGFLFVVGCNRGKILFVSESVCKILNYDQASLIGQSLFDYLHPKDVAKVKEQLSSSDVSPREKLVDGKTGLQVHTDFQAGPARLNSGARRSFFCRIKCSRTTVKEEKECLPNPKKKDHRKYCTIHCTGYMKNWPPSEVGVEEENDVEKDSSNFNCLVAIGRLHPYIVPQKSGEIKVKATEFVTRFAMDGKFVYVDQRATAILGYLPQELLGTSCYEYCHQDDHNHLAEKHKEVLQNKEKVFTNSYKFRAKDGTFVTLKSQWFSFMNPWTKELEYIVSNNTVVLGHNESAEEQVPYASQPAEDAVKQSLVSVPGMSSGTVLGAGSIGTEIANEILELQRLHSSPPGELSPSHLLRKSPSPALTVNCSNVPNKELIQLCPSEAEVLQNSEQNQGAIPFPSNEPLLSGNSQLDFAICENDDTAVTALMNYLEADGGLGDPAELSDIQWAL; encoded by the exons ATAATTTCTCAATAGATGGAAGCCTGTGCATTGCTTCTAGAGTCTCCAGCCTCATGAATCCAATAACTAAGACTGCTACCACTTCTTTAAACGCTTCTGTGGCTGAGATTCCAAGGAAGCGCAAAGGAGGTGATTCTGATAACCA GGATACAGTTGAAGTTGATGGTGATCCTCAGAAAAG GAGTGAAGATGAAGAACATCTTAAGATAAAAGATTTCAG agAGGCTCACAGTCAAACAGAGAAACGAAGAAGAGACAAAATGAATAATTTGATAGAGGAATTGTCTGCTATGATACCCCAGTGCAACCCCGTGGCACGAAAACTAGATAAACTTACAGTTTTACGGATGGCTGTGCAACacttaaaatctttaaaag GTTCCACTAGCTCTTATACCGAAGTTCGATATAAACCTTCGTTTTTAAAGGATGATGAGCTCAGACAGTTAATCCTTAGG GCAGCAGATGGATTCCTGTTTGTGGTTGGAtgtaacagaggaaaaattctGTTTGTCTCAGAATCAGTTTGCAAAATACTAAATTATGATCAG gccAGTTTAATTGGACAAAGTTTGTTTGATTACTTGCATCCGAAAGATGTTGCCAAAGTGAAGGAGCAACTTTCATCTTCAGATGTCTCTCCCAGAGAAAAGCTTGTAGATGGCAAAA CTGGCTTGCAAGTACACACAGATTTTCAAGCTGGACCAGCTCGACTGAATTCTGGCGCTCGACGTTCCTTCTTCTGTCGGATAAAATGTAGTAGGACCACAGTCAAAGAAGAGAAGGAGTGCTTGCCCAACCCAAAGAAGAAAG atCACAGGAAATACTGTACCATTCACTGTACTGGGTACATGAAGAACTGGCCTCCTAGCGAGGTGGGAGTAGAAGAGGAAAATGATGTAGAAAAGGACAGTAGTAACTTTAACTGTCTTGTTGCAATTGGGAGGTTACACCCTTACATTGTTCCACAAAAGAGTGGAGAGATAAAAGTCAAAGCAACAGAATTTGTTACACGATTTGCCATGGATGGAAAATTTGTTTACGTAGATCAGCG TGCAACAGCAATTTTAGGGTATCTGCCACAAGAGCTTCTAGGAACTTCTTGTTACGAGTACTGCCATCAAGATGATCACAATCATCTAGCTGAAAAACATAAAGAAG TGttgcagaataaagaaaaagtatttacaaATTCCTACAAATTTAGAGCAAAAGATGGGACATTTGTTACTTTAAAGAGTCAGTGGTTTAGTTTCATGAATCCATGGACCAAAGAACTGGAGTACATTGTATCAAACAACACTGTAGTATT AGGTCACAATGAGTCTGCTGAAGAACAGGTACCCTATGCTTCCCAGCCTGCAGAAG aTGCTGTTAAACAATCTTTAGTGAGTGTACCTGGAATGTCCTCTGGAACGGTTCTTGGTGCTGGCAGTATAGGAACCGaaattgcaaatgaaatatTAGAATTGCAAAG GTTGCATTCTTCACCACCTGGGGAGTTAAGTCCATCACATCTCTTGAGAAAGTCACCTTCTCCAGCTTTAACTGTAAACTGCAGCAAT gTGCCAAATAAGGAGTTGATTCAGTTATGTCCTTCAGAAGCAGAAGTTCTACAGAATTCGGAACAAAATCAGGGTGCTATTCCATTTCCTAGTAATGAACCTCTCCTCA GTGGTAATTCTCAGCTGGACTTCGCAATATGTGAAAATGATGACACTGCTGTGACTGCTCTTATGAATTACTTGGAGGCTGATGGAGGACTTGGAGATCCAGCTGAACTCAGTGATATACAATGGGCTCTCTAG
- the BMAL2 gene encoding basic helix-loop-helix ARNT-like protein 2 isoform X9, whose amino-acid sequence MPPGPGAPAMAEAGAGSAEGAEEERRAAEDNFSIDGSLCIASRVSSLMNPITKTATTSLNASVAEIPRKRKGGDSDNQDTVEVDGDPQKRLELCFLAFSQLRPPQLARTAGKLLKVAWSEDEEHLKIKDFREAHSQTEKRRRDKMNNLIEELSAMIPQCNPVARKLDKLTVLRMAVQHLKSLKGSTSSYTEVRYKPSFLKDDELRQLILRAADGFLFVVGCNRGKILFVSESVCKILNYDQASLIGQSLFDYLHPKDVAKVKEQLSSSDVSPREKLVDGKTGLQVHTDFQAGPARLNSGARRSFFCRIKCSRTTVKEEKECLPNPKKKDHRKYCTIHCTGYMKNWPPSEVGVEEENDVEKDSSNFNCLVAIGRLHPYIVPQKSGEIKVKATEFVTRFAMDGKFVYVDQRATAILGYLPQELLGTSCYEYCHQDDHNHLAEKHKEVLQNKEKVFTNSYKFRAKDGTFVTLKSQWFSFMNPWTKELEYIVSNNTVVLGHNESAEEQVPYASQPAEDAVKQSLVSVPGMSSGTVLGAGSIGTEIANEILELQRLHSSPPGELSPSHLLRKSPSPALTVNCSNVPNKELIQLCPSEAEVLQNSEQNQGAIPFPSNEPLLSGNSQLDFAICENDDTAVTALMNYLEADGGLGDPAELSDIQWAL is encoded by the exons ATAATTTCTCAATAGATGGAAGCCTGTGCATTGCTTCTAGAGTCTCCAGCCTCATGAATCCAATAACTAAGACTGCTACCACTTCTTTAAACGCTTCTGTGGCTGAGATTCCAAGGAAGCGCAAAGGAGGTGATTCTGATAACCA GGATACAGTTGAAGTTGATGGTGATCCTCAGAAAAG ATTGGAGTTATGTTTTCTTGCCTTCAGTCAACTGAGACCTCCCCAGTTAGCCAGGACTGCTGGTAAATTATTGAAAGTGGCTTG GAGTGAAGATGAAGAACATCTTAAGATAAAAGATTTCAG agAGGCTCACAGTCAAACAGAGAAACGAAGAAGAGACAAAATGAATAATTTGATAGAGGAATTGTCTGCTATGATACCCCAGTGCAACCCCGTGGCACGAAAACTAGATAAACTTACAGTTTTACGGATGGCTGTGCAACacttaaaatctttaaaag GTTCCACTAGCTCTTATACCGAAGTTCGATATAAACCTTCGTTTTTAAAGGATGATGAGCTCAGACAGTTAATCCTTAGG GCAGCAGATGGATTCCTGTTTGTGGTTGGAtgtaacagaggaaaaattctGTTTGTCTCAGAATCAGTTTGCAAAATACTAAATTATGATCAG gccAGTTTAATTGGACAAAGTTTGTTTGATTACTTGCATCCGAAAGATGTTGCCAAAGTGAAGGAGCAACTTTCATCTTCAGATGTCTCTCCCAGAGAAAAGCTTGTAGATGGCAAAA CTGGCTTGCAAGTACACACAGATTTTCAAGCTGGACCAGCTCGACTGAATTCTGGCGCTCGACGTTCCTTCTTCTGTCGGATAAAATGTAGTAGGACCACAGTCAAAGAAGAGAAGGAGTGCTTGCCCAACCCAAAGAAGAAAG atCACAGGAAATACTGTACCATTCACTGTACTGGGTACATGAAGAACTGGCCTCCTAGCGAGGTGGGAGTAGAAGAGGAAAATGATGTAGAAAAGGACAGTAGTAACTTTAACTGTCTTGTTGCAATTGGGAGGTTACACCCTTACATTGTTCCACAAAAGAGTGGAGAGATAAAAGTCAAAGCAACAGAATTTGTTACACGATTTGCCATGGATGGAAAATTTGTTTACGTAGATCAGCG TGCAACAGCAATTTTAGGGTATCTGCCACAAGAGCTTCTAGGAACTTCTTGTTACGAGTACTGCCATCAAGATGATCACAATCATCTAGCTGAAAAACATAAAGAAG TGttgcagaataaagaaaaagtatttacaaATTCCTACAAATTTAGAGCAAAAGATGGGACATTTGTTACTTTAAAGAGTCAGTGGTTTAGTTTCATGAATCCATGGACCAAAGAACTGGAGTACATTGTATCAAACAACACTGTAGTATT AGGTCACAATGAGTCTGCTGAAGAACAGGTACCCTATGCTTCCCAGCCTGCAGAAG aTGCTGTTAAACAATCTTTAGTGAGTGTACCTGGAATGTCCTCTGGAACGGTTCTTGGTGCTGGCAGTATAGGAACCGaaattgcaaatgaaatatTAGAATTGCAAAG GTTGCATTCTTCACCACCTGGGGAGTTAAGTCCATCACATCTCTTGAGAAAGTCACCTTCTCCAGCTTTAACTGTAAACTGCAGCAAT gTGCCAAATAAGGAGTTGATTCAGTTATGTCCTTCAGAAGCAGAAGTTCTACAGAATTCGGAACAAAATCAGGGTGCTATTCCATTTCCTAGTAATGAACCTCTCCTCA GTGGTAATTCTCAGCTGGACTTCGCAATATGTGAAAATGATGACACTGCTGTGACTGCTCTTATGAATTACTTGGAGGCTGATGGAGGACTTGGAGATCCAGCTGAACTCAGTGATATACAATGGGCTCTCTAG
- the BMAL2 gene encoding basic helix-loop-helix ARNT-like protein 2 isoform X6, whose translation MPPGPGAPAMAEAGAGSAEGAEEERRAAEGGGGRPLWARADNFSIDGSLCIASRVSSLMNPITKTATTSLNASVAEIPRKRKGGDSDNQDTVEVDGDPQKRSEDEEHLKIKDFREAHSQTEKRRRDKMNNLIEELSAMIPQCNPVARKLDKLTVLRMAVQHLKSLKGSTSSYTEVRYKPSFLKDDELRQLILRASLIGQSLFDYLHPKDVAKVKEQLSSSDVSPREKLVDGKTGLQVHTDFQAGPARLNSGARRSFFCRIKCSRTTVKEEKECLPNPKKKDHRKYCTIHCTGYMKNWPPSEVGVEEENDVEKDSSNFNCLVAIGRLHPYIVPQKSGEIKVKATEFVTRFAMDGKFVYVDQRATAILGYLPQELLGTSCYEYCHQDDHNHLAEKHKEVLQNKEKVFTNSYKFRAKDGTFVTLKSQWFSFMNPWTKELEYIVSNNTVVLGHNESAEEQVPYASQPAEDAVKQSLVSVPGMSSGTVLGAGSIGTEIANEILELQRLHSSPPGELSPSHLLRKSPSPALTVNCSNVPNKELIQLCPSEAEVLQNSEQNQGAIPFPSNEPLLSGNSQLDFAICENDDTAVTALMNYLEADGGLGDPAELSDIQWAL comes from the exons ATAATTTCTCAATAGATGGAAGCCTGTGCATTGCTTCTAGAGTCTCCAGCCTCATGAATCCAATAACTAAGACTGCTACCACTTCTTTAAACGCTTCTGTGGCTGAGATTCCAAGGAAGCGCAAAGGAGGTGATTCTGATAACCA GGATACAGTTGAAGTTGATGGTGATCCTCAGAAAAG GAGTGAAGATGAAGAACATCTTAAGATAAAAGATTTCAG agAGGCTCACAGTCAAACAGAGAAACGAAGAAGAGACAAAATGAATAATTTGATAGAGGAATTGTCTGCTATGATACCCCAGTGCAACCCCGTGGCACGAAAACTAGATAAACTTACAGTTTTACGGATGGCTGTGCAACacttaaaatctttaaaag GTTCCACTAGCTCTTATACCGAAGTTCGATATAAACCTTCGTTTTTAAAGGATGATGAGCTCAGACAGTTAATCCTTAGG gccAGTTTAATTGGACAAAGTTTGTTTGATTACTTGCATCCGAAAGATGTTGCCAAAGTGAAGGAGCAACTTTCATCTTCAGATGTCTCTCCCAGAGAAAAGCTTGTAGATGGCAAAA CTGGCTTGCAAGTACACACAGATTTTCAAGCTGGACCAGCTCGACTGAATTCTGGCGCTCGACGTTCCTTCTTCTGTCGGATAAAATGTAGTAGGACCACAGTCAAAGAAGAGAAGGAGTGCTTGCCCAACCCAAAGAAGAAAG atCACAGGAAATACTGTACCATTCACTGTACTGGGTACATGAAGAACTGGCCTCCTAGCGAGGTGGGAGTAGAAGAGGAAAATGATGTAGAAAAGGACAGTAGTAACTTTAACTGTCTTGTTGCAATTGGGAGGTTACACCCTTACATTGTTCCACAAAAGAGTGGAGAGATAAAAGTCAAAGCAACAGAATTTGTTACACGATTTGCCATGGATGGAAAATTTGTTTACGTAGATCAGCG TGCAACAGCAATTTTAGGGTATCTGCCACAAGAGCTTCTAGGAACTTCTTGTTACGAGTACTGCCATCAAGATGATCACAATCATCTAGCTGAAAAACATAAAGAAG TGttgcagaataaagaaaaagtatttacaaATTCCTACAAATTTAGAGCAAAAGATGGGACATTTGTTACTTTAAAGAGTCAGTGGTTTAGTTTCATGAATCCATGGACCAAAGAACTGGAGTACATTGTATCAAACAACACTGTAGTATT AGGTCACAATGAGTCTGCTGAAGAACAGGTACCCTATGCTTCCCAGCCTGCAGAAG aTGCTGTTAAACAATCTTTAGTGAGTGTACCTGGAATGTCCTCTGGAACGGTTCTTGGTGCTGGCAGTATAGGAACCGaaattgcaaatgaaatatTAGAATTGCAAAG GTTGCATTCTTCACCACCTGGGGAGTTAAGTCCATCACATCTCTTGAGAAAGTCACCTTCTCCAGCTTTAACTGTAAACTGCAGCAAT gTGCCAAATAAGGAGTTGATTCAGTTATGTCCTTCAGAAGCAGAAGTTCTACAGAATTCGGAACAAAATCAGGGTGCTATTCCATTTCCTAGTAATGAACCTCTCCTCA GTGGTAATTCTCAGCTGGACTTCGCAATATGTGAAAATGATGACACTGCTGTGACTGCTCTTATGAATTACTTGGAGGCTGATGGAGGACTTGGAGATCCAGCTGAACTCAGTGATATACAATGGGCTCTCTAG